A single Loxodonta africana isolate mLoxAfr1 chromosome 12, mLoxAfr1.hap2, whole genome shotgun sequence DNA region contains:
- the MLST8 gene encoding target of rapamycin complex subunit LST8, with protein sequence MNVSPGTVGSDPVILATAGYDHTVRFWQAHSGICTRTVQHQDSQVNALEITPDRSMIAAAGYQHIRMYDLNSNNPNPIISYDGVNKNITSVGFHEDGRWMYTGGEDCTARIWDLRSRNLQCQRIFQVNAPINCVCLHPNQAELIVGDQSGAIHIWDLKTDHNEQLIPEPEVSIMSTHIDPDASYMAAVNSTGNCYVWNLTGGIGEEVTQLIPKTKIPAHTRYALQCRFSPDSTLLATCSADQTCKIWRTSNFSLMTELSIKSSNPGESSRGWMWGCAFSGDSQYIVTASSDNLARLWCVETGEIKREYGGHQKAVVCLAFNDSVLG encoded by the exons ATGAACGTCTCCCCAGGCACGGTGGGCAGTGACCCGGTCATCTTGGCCACCGCTGGCTATGACCACACTGTGCGGTTCTGGCAGGCCCACAGTGGGATCTGCACTCGCACGGTGCAGCACCAGGACTCT CAGGTGAATGCGCTCGAGATCACACCAGACCGCAGCATGATTGCAGCTGCAG GTTACCAGCACATCCGCATGTATGATCTCAACTCCAATAACCCCAACCCCATCATCAGCTACGATGGTGTCAATAAGAACATTACATCTGTGGGTTTCCACGAGGATGGCCGCTGGATGTACACAGGAGGAGAGGACTGTACTGCCAGGATCTGGGACCTCAG GTCCCGGAACCTGCAGTGCCAGCGGATTTTCCAGGTAAACGCACCCATCAACTGTGTGTGCCTACACCCCAACCAG GCAGAGCTCATCGTGGGGGATCAGAGTGGGGCCATCCACATCTGGGACTTGAAAACAGACCACAATGAACAGCTGATTCCAGAGCCCGAAGTCTCCATCATGTCCACCCACATCGACCCTGATGCCAGCTACATGGCAGCTGTCAACAGCACT GGAAACTGCTACGTCTGGAACCTCACAGGGGGCATTGGTGAGGAGGTGACGCAGCTCATCCCCAAAACCAAGATCCCGGCGCACACCCGCTACGCTCTGCAGTGCCGCTTCAGCCCCGATTCCAC GCTCCTCGCCACCTGCTCAGCTGACCAGACGTGCAAGATCTGGAGGACGTCCAACTTTTCCCTGATGACGGAGCTGAGCATCAAGAGCAGCAACCCTGGGGAATCATCCCGCGGTTGGATGTGGGGCTGTGCCTTCTCAGGAGATTCCCAGTACATCGTCACTG CATCCTCTGATAACCTGGCACGGCTCTGGTGTGTGGAGACCGGGGAGATCAAGAGAGAGTATGGTGGCCACCAGAAAGCCGTCGTCTGCTTGGCGTTCAATGACAGTGTGCTGGGCTAG
- the BRICD5 gene encoding BRICHOS domain-containing protein 5 isoform X2: MYPRPPVEMAGEWGEGDTQVMSEILSWGREGQRGYPAASSARTPSQPLLQMLHLSLPSHRAPQANQTTLVNVARNIATVTVTPPWSNQSWVVLFDGQSGCVCYRPPGHRACFLHSMEPQDQETLRLLVNTSRVSGPMQAGPGQGLRQRVLCATQAIRLPGLWFQGNRRLYLPLAGAADRSQGWANGGRLEWALNQGHLGASAPPCQEQLGTPDPTLSPWPTRVFSVGPRVPQPQRGHWPRPGAAGCAGEARGGPCPGGGCSAAPLWAEAHLLGPSHRGDPTAAVDLPLYGYLLSEQHLHVNLLLLPPRLSPRLAPSGPIPASPATSTTQGSCQLGLINASSGCGGVLCGLRTPNEGREGDGALAEGGHQPQIALGGSRPGWAWNFCGDCRLAQLPPAAWPEPGPPTPLCLHEQLCTEIAQGRPAW, encoded by the exons ATGTATCCCAGGCCTCCTGTGGAGATGGCAGGAGAATGGGGAGAAGGAGACACTCAGGTGATGTCAGAAATCCtaagctggggcagggagggccaGAGGGGCTACCCAGCTGCTAGCTCAGCCCGGACCCCCTCTCAGCCACTGCTGCAGATGCTCCACCTGAGCCTCCCAAGCCACCGGGCACCCCAGGCCAACCAAACCACCCTGGTGAATGTGGCCCGGAACATAGCCACTGTCACCGTGACCCCTCCTTGGAGCAACCAAAGCTGGGTGGTGCTGTTCGACGGGCAGAGC GGTTGCGTCTGTTACCGGCCCCCAGGGCACAGGGCCTGCTTCCTGCACTCCATGGAGCCTCAGGACCAGGAGACCCTGCGGCTGCTGGTGAACACCTCGAGGGTGAGTGGCCCCATGCAGGCTGGGCCAGGGCAGGGGCTCAGACAAAGGGTCCTGTGTGCAACTCAGGCTATACGGCTGCCAGGGCTCTGGTTTCAGGGGAACAGAAGGCTTTATCTTCCCCTGGCTGGGGCTGCTGACAGGAGTCAGGGCTGGGCCAATGGTGGGAGGCTGGAGTGGGCATTGAACCAGGGACACCTGGGTGCCTCTGCCCCACCTTGCCAGGAGCAGCTGGGAACGCCTGATCCCACCCTCTCCCCATGGCCTACCAGAGTCTTCTCTGTAGGCCCCAGGGTCCCACAGCCCCAGCGAGGACACTGGCCACGCCCAGGAGCTGCTGGCTGTGCTGGGGAGGCGCGAGGTGGACCCTGCCCAGGTGGGGGCTGCAGTGCAGCACCTTTGTGGGCAGAAGCCCATCTACTGGGCCCGTCGCACCGGGG GGACCCCACAGCAGCGGTTGATCTACCTCTGTATGGATATCTGCTTTCCGAACAACATCTGCATGTCAATCTGCTTTTATTACCTCCCCGACTGAGCCCCAGGCTGGCCCCATCTGGCCCCATCCCTGCTAGCCCTGCCACCAGCACCACACAGGGCAGCTGCCAGCTGGGACTAATAAATGCTTCATCTGGCTGTGGTGGTGTTCTCTGTGGCCTCAGGACTCCAAACGAAGGCAGGGAGGGGGACGGAGCACTGGCTGAGGGTGGGCACCAGCCTCAGATAGCCCTAGGCGGCTCTAGGCCAGGGTGGGCCTGGAATTTCTGTGGGGACTGCAGGCTAGCCCAGCTGCCACCTGCAGCCTGGCCTGAGCCAGGTCCCCCAACCCCATTATGTCTACATGAGCAATTGTGCACTGAGATAGCCCAAGGCAGACCAGCTTGGTGA
- the BRICD5 gene encoding BRICHOS domain-containing protein 5 isoform X1 gives MYPRPPVEMAGEWGEGDTQVMSEILSWGREGQRGYPAASSARTPSQPLLQMLHLSLPSHRAPQANQTTLVNVARNIATVTVTPPWSNQSWVVLFDGQSVSGLEASEVWGPTQRRGSTVQTGLPPQGCVCYRPPGHRACFLHSMEPQDQETLRLLVNTSRVSGPMQAGPGQGLRQRVLCATQAIRLPGLWFQGNRRLYLPLAGAADRSQGWANGGRLEWALNQGHLGASAPPCQEQLGTPDPTLSPWPTRVFSVGPRVPQPQRGHWPRPGAAGCAGEARGGPCPGGGCSAAPLWAEAHLLGPSHRGDPTAAVDLPLYGYLLSEQHLHVNLLLLPPRLSPRLAPSGPIPASPATSTTQGSCQLGLINASSGCGGVLCGLRTPNEGREGDGALAEGGHQPQIALGGSRPGWAWNFCGDCRLAQLPPAAWPEPGPPTPLCLHEQLCTEIAQGRPAW, from the exons ATGTATCCCAGGCCTCCTGTGGAGATGGCAGGAGAATGGGGAGAAGGAGACACTCAGGTGATGTCAGAAATCCtaagctggggcagggagggccaGAGGGGCTACCCAGCTGCTAGCTCAGCCCGGACCCCCTCTCAGCCACTGCTGCAGATGCTCCACCTGAGCCTCCCAAGCCACCGGGCACCCCAGGCCAACCAAACCACCCTGGTGAATGTGGCCCGGAACATAGCCACTGTCACCGTGACCCCTCCTTGGAGCAACCAAAGCTGGGTGGTGCTGTTCGACGGGCAGAGCGTGAGTGGGTTGGAAGCCAGTGAGGTGTGGGGGCCTACACAACGTCGGGGTAGTACTGTTCAAACTGGCCTGCCTCCCCAGGGTTGCGTCTGTTACCGGCCCCCAGGGCACAGGGCCTGCTTCCTGCACTCCATGGAGCCTCAGGACCAGGAGACCCTGCGGCTGCTGGTGAACACCTCGAGGGTGAGTGGCCCCATGCAGGCTGGGCCAGGGCAGGGGCTCAGACAAAGGGTCCTGTGTGCAACTCAGGCTATACGGCTGCCAGGGCTCTGGTTTCAGGGGAACAGAAGGCTTTATCTTCCCCTGGCTGGGGCTGCTGACAGGAGTCAGGGCTGGGCCAATGGTGGGAGGCTGGAGTGGGCATTGAACCAGGGACACCTGGGTGCCTCTGCCCCACCTTGCCAGGAGCAGCTGGGAACGCCTGATCCCACCCTCTCCCCATGGCCTACCAGAGTCTTCTCTGTAGGCCCCAGGGTCCCACAGCCCCAGCGAGGACACTGGCCACGCCCAGGAGCTGCTGGCTGTGCTGGGGAGGCGCGAGGTGGACCCTGCCCAGGTGGGGGCTGCAGTGCAGCACCTTTGTGGGCAGAAGCCCATCTACTGGGCCCGTCGCACCGGGG GGACCCCACAGCAGCGGTTGATCTACCTCTGTATGGATATCTGCTTTCCGAACAACATCTGCATGTCAATCTGCTTTTATTACCTCCCCGACTGAGCCCCAGGCTGGCCCCATCTGGCCCCATCCCTGCTAGCCCTGCCACCAGCACCACACAGGGCAGCTGCCAGCTGGGACTAATAAATGCTTCATCTGGCTGTGGTGGTGTTCTCTGTGGCCTCAGGACTCCAAACGAAGGCAGGGAGGGGGACGGAGCACTGGCTGAGGGTGGGCACCAGCCTCAGATAGCCCTAGGCGGCTCTAGGCCAGGGTGGGCCTGGAATTTCTGTGGGGACTGCAGGCTAGCCCAGCTGCCACCTGCAGCCTGGCCTGAGCCAGGTCCCCCAACCCCATTATGTCTACATGAGCAATTGTGCACTGAGATAGCCCAAGGCAGACCAGCTTGGTGA
- the BRICD5 gene encoding BRICHOS domain-containing protein 5 isoform X3 — MEQGSCHVERPGPVGVSAPTQVPSPGIRTHGRPGQGRGMPTSHTTCRGIPLRLCSAMTLCPQVKSKPCPGGWRAPGLLLLLAVATAGAMAGGILGFAHGPPKPLLQMLHLSLPSHRAPQANQTTLVNVARNIATVTVTPPWSNQSWVVLFDGQSGCVCYRPPGHRACFLHSMEPQDQETLRLLVNTSRAPGSHSPSEDTGHAQELLAVLGRREVDPAQVGAAVQHLCGQKPIYWARRTGGTPQQRLIYLCMDICFPNNICMSICFYYLPD; from the exons ATGGAGCAGGGGAGCTGCCATGTGGAGCGCCCTGGGCCTGTTGGGGTGAGTGCCCCCACCCAAGTTCCCTCTCCTGGGATCAGGACCCATGGGAGGCCTGGGCAGGGCAGAGGTATGCCCACTTCCCACACCACCTGCCGAGGAATCCCGCTCCGTCTCTGCTCTGCTATGACTCTGTGTCCCCAGGTGAAGAGCAAGCCCTGCCCTGGGGGCTGGAGAGCTCCaggcctgctgctgctgctggcggTGGCCACTGCTGGGGCCATGGCAGGGGGGATTCTTGGCTTTGCTCACGGCCCTCCTAAG CCACTGCTGCAGATGCTCCACCTGAGCCTCCCAAGCCACCGGGCACCCCAGGCCAACCAAACCACCCTGGTGAATGTGGCCCGGAACATAGCCACTGTCACCGTGACCCCTCCTTGGAGCAACCAAAGCTGGGTGGTGCTGTTCGACGGGCAGAGC GGTTGCGTCTGTTACCGGCCCCCAGGGCACAGGGCCTGCTTCCTGCACTCCATGGAGCCTCAGGACCAGGAGACCCTGCGGCTGCTGGTGAACACCTCGAGG GCCCCAGGGTCCCACAGCCCCAGCGAGGACACTGGCCACGCCCAGGAGCTGCTGGCTGTGCTGGGGAGGCGCGAGGTGGACCCTGCCCAGGTGGGGGCTGCAGTGCAGCACCTTTGTGGGCAGAAGCCCATCTACTGGGCCCGTCGCACCGGGG GGACCCCACAGCAGCGGTTGATCTACCTCTGTATGGATATCTGCTTTCCGAACAACATCTGCATGTCAATCTGCTTTTATTACCTCCCCGACTGA
- the PGP gene encoding glycerol-3-phosphate phosphatase isoform X1 — MAKAEAGGDDTRCVRLSAERAQVLLADVDTLLFDCDGVLWRGEAAVPGAPEALTALRARGKRLGFITNNSSKTRSAYAEKLQRLGFGGPAGPGAGLEVFGTAYCTALYLRQRLAGLPAPKAYVLGSPALAAELEAVGVASVGVGPAQLQGDGPCDWLAAPLEPDVRAVVVGFDPHFSYMKLTQAVRYLQQPGCLLVGTNMDNRLPLENGRYIAGPCAPGAAEGEGRPLAPFPSSDPGCSLSPSLGPAGTGCLVRAVEMASQRQADIIGKPSRFIFDCVSQEYGINPERTVMVGDRLDTDILLGVTCGLKTILTLTGVSTLEDVKNNQESDCMSKKKMVPDYYVDSVADLLPALQDTQGCRCSYTVAWFCKFSPADPQPSQMCI, encoded by the exons ATGGCGAAGGCAGAGGCCGGCGGCGACGACACCCGCTGCGTACGGCTGAGCGCCGAGCGGGCCCAGGTGCTGCTGGCAGACGTGGACACGCTACTGTTCGACTGCGACGGCGTTCTGTGGCGCGGCGAGGCGGCCGTGCCCGGCGCGCCTGAGGCCCTGACGGCGCTGCGGGCCCGCGGAAAGCGCCTGGGCTTCATcaccaacaacagcagcaagacCCGCTCAGCCTACGCGGAGAAGCTGCAGCGCTTGGGCTTCGGCGGTCCGGCAGGGCCGGGCGCTGGCCTCGAGGTCTTCGGCACGGCCTACTGCACCGCGCTGTACCTGCGCCAGCGCTTGGCTGGCTTGCCCGCGCCCAAGGCCTACGTGCTGGGCAGCCCGGCTCTGGCGGCCGAGCTGGAGGCCGTGGGCGTCGCCAGCGTGGGCGTGGGGCCCGCGCAGCTCCAGGGCGACGGCCCCTGCGACTGGCTTGCCGCGCCGCTAGAGCCCGACGTGCGCGCCGTGGTGGTGGGCTTCGACCCGCACTTCAGCTACATGAAGCTCACCCAGGCCGTGCGCTACCTGCAGCAGCCCGGCTGTCTGCTTGTGGGCACTAACATGGACAACCGGCTCCCGCTTGAGAACGGCCGCTACATTGCGGGTCCGTGCGCCCCGGGGGCGGCGGAGGGTGAAGGGCGGCCCTTGGCCCCCTTCCCCTCCTCTGACCCCGGGTGctccctttccccctctctcGGCCCCGCAGGTACCGGCTGCCTTGTCCGCGCCGTGGAGATGGCCTCCCAGCGTCAGGCGGACATCATAGGTAAGCCCAGCCGCTTCATCTTCGACTGCGTGTCCCAGGAGTACGGCATCAACCCGGAGCGCACCGTCATGGTGGGAGACCGGCTGGACACAGACATCCTTCTGGGCGTCACCTGTGGCCTGAAGACCATCCTGACCCTCACCGGGGTCTCCACGCTGGAGGATGTCAAGAATAACCAGGAGAGTGACTGCATGTCTAAGAAGAAAATGGTCCCTGACTACTATGTTGACAGCGTAGCCGACCTGTTGCCCGCCCTTCAAG ATACCCAGGGCTGCCGCTGCTCATACACAGTTGCATGGTTCTGTAAATTCAGCCCCGCTGACCCTCAGCCATCTCAAATGTGCATTTAA
- the PGP gene encoding glycerol-3-phosphate phosphatase isoform X2, which produces MAKAEAGGDDTRCVRLSAERAQVLLADVDTLLFDCDGVLWRGEAAVPGAPEALTALRARGKRLGFITNNSSKTRSAYAEKLQRLGFGGPAGPGAGLEVFGTAYCTALYLRQRLAGLPAPKAYVLGSPALAAELEAVGVASVGVGPAQLQGDGPCDWLAAPLEPDVRAVVVGFDPHFSYMKLTQAVRYLQQPGCLLVGTNMDNRLPLENGRYIAGTGCLVRAVEMASQRQADIIGKPSRFIFDCVSQEYGINPERTVMVGDRLDTDILLGVTCGLKTILTLTGVSTLEDVKNNQESDCMSKKKMVPDYYVDSVADLLPALQDTQGCRCSYTVAWFCKFSPADPQPSQMCI; this is translated from the exons ATGGCGAAGGCAGAGGCCGGCGGCGACGACACCCGCTGCGTACGGCTGAGCGCCGAGCGGGCCCAGGTGCTGCTGGCAGACGTGGACACGCTACTGTTCGACTGCGACGGCGTTCTGTGGCGCGGCGAGGCGGCCGTGCCCGGCGCGCCTGAGGCCCTGACGGCGCTGCGGGCCCGCGGAAAGCGCCTGGGCTTCATcaccaacaacagcagcaagacCCGCTCAGCCTACGCGGAGAAGCTGCAGCGCTTGGGCTTCGGCGGTCCGGCAGGGCCGGGCGCTGGCCTCGAGGTCTTCGGCACGGCCTACTGCACCGCGCTGTACCTGCGCCAGCGCTTGGCTGGCTTGCCCGCGCCCAAGGCCTACGTGCTGGGCAGCCCGGCTCTGGCGGCCGAGCTGGAGGCCGTGGGCGTCGCCAGCGTGGGCGTGGGGCCCGCGCAGCTCCAGGGCGACGGCCCCTGCGACTGGCTTGCCGCGCCGCTAGAGCCCGACGTGCGCGCCGTGGTGGTGGGCTTCGACCCGCACTTCAGCTACATGAAGCTCACCCAGGCCGTGCGCTACCTGCAGCAGCCCGGCTGTCTGCTTGTGGGCACTAACATGGACAACCGGCTCCCGCTTGAGAACGGCCGCTACATTGCGG GTACCGGCTGCCTTGTCCGCGCCGTGGAGATGGCCTCCCAGCGTCAGGCGGACATCATAGGTAAGCCCAGCCGCTTCATCTTCGACTGCGTGTCCCAGGAGTACGGCATCAACCCGGAGCGCACCGTCATGGTGGGAGACCGGCTGGACACAGACATCCTTCTGGGCGTCACCTGTGGCCTGAAGACCATCCTGACCCTCACCGGGGTCTCCACGCTGGAGGATGTCAAGAATAACCAGGAGAGTGACTGCATGTCTAAGAAGAAAATGGTCCCTGACTACTATGTTGACAGCGTAGCCGACCTGTTGCCCGCCCTTCAAG ATACCCAGGGCTGCCGCTGCTCATACACAGTTGCATGGTTCTGTAAATTCAGCCCCGCTGACCCTCAGCCATCTCAAATGTGCATTTAA
- the PGP gene encoding glycerol-3-phosphate phosphatase isoform X3 yields MAKAEAGGDDTRCVRLSAERAQVLLADVDTLLFDCDGVLWRGEAAVPGAPEALTALRARGKRLGFITNNSSKTRSAYAEKLQRLGFGGPAGPGAGLEVFGTAYCTALYLRQRLAGLPAPKAYVLGSPALAAELEAVGVASVGVGPAQLQGDGPCDWLAAPLEPDVRAVVVGFDPHFSYMKLTQAVRYLQQPGCLLVGTNMDNRLPLENGRYIAGTGCLVRAVEMASQRQADIIGKPSRFIFDCVSQEYGINPERTVMVGDRLDTDILLGVTCGLKTILTLTGVSTLEDVKNNQESDCMSKKKMVPDYYVDSVADLLPALQG; encoded by the exons ATGGCGAAGGCAGAGGCCGGCGGCGACGACACCCGCTGCGTACGGCTGAGCGCCGAGCGGGCCCAGGTGCTGCTGGCAGACGTGGACACGCTACTGTTCGACTGCGACGGCGTTCTGTGGCGCGGCGAGGCGGCCGTGCCCGGCGCGCCTGAGGCCCTGACGGCGCTGCGGGCCCGCGGAAAGCGCCTGGGCTTCATcaccaacaacagcagcaagacCCGCTCAGCCTACGCGGAGAAGCTGCAGCGCTTGGGCTTCGGCGGTCCGGCAGGGCCGGGCGCTGGCCTCGAGGTCTTCGGCACGGCCTACTGCACCGCGCTGTACCTGCGCCAGCGCTTGGCTGGCTTGCCCGCGCCCAAGGCCTACGTGCTGGGCAGCCCGGCTCTGGCGGCCGAGCTGGAGGCCGTGGGCGTCGCCAGCGTGGGCGTGGGGCCCGCGCAGCTCCAGGGCGACGGCCCCTGCGACTGGCTTGCCGCGCCGCTAGAGCCCGACGTGCGCGCCGTGGTGGTGGGCTTCGACCCGCACTTCAGCTACATGAAGCTCACCCAGGCCGTGCGCTACCTGCAGCAGCCCGGCTGTCTGCTTGTGGGCACTAACATGGACAACCGGCTCCCGCTTGAGAACGGCCGCTACATTGCGG GTACCGGCTGCCTTGTCCGCGCCGTGGAGATGGCCTCCCAGCGTCAGGCGGACATCATAGGTAAGCCCAGCCGCTTCATCTTCGACTGCGTGTCCCAGGAGTACGGCATCAACCCGGAGCGCACCGTCATGGTGGGAGACCGGCTGGACACAGACATCCTTCTGGGCGTCACCTGTGGCCTGAAGACCATCCTGACCCTCACCGGGGTCTCCACGCTGGAGGATGTCAAGAATAACCAGGAGAGTGACTGCATGTCTAAGAAGAAAATGGTCCCTGACTACTATGTTGACAGCGTAGCCGACCTGTTGCCCGCCCTTCAAGGTTAA